GGAGGATCGCGGCGTGTCCGGCCGAGAGCACGAACCGGTCCCGACCGAACCAGCCGGGGTCTTGCGGGCTGTACCGCATGTGGCGCATCCACAGGCTGTACGCCACCGGGGCGAGCGCCATCGCGGTGCCGGGATGCCCGGAGCCGGCTCGCTGCACGGCGTCCATGGCGAGCGTGCGGATGGTGTCGATGGACTGGGATTCTACGGAAAGATCCGCGCCCGGAGCGGCGGACCCGGAAACGGCTTCGACGGTCCTTGTCTCGTTCAATAGCCCCCTCGCGCGAGTTGGATCGCCCTTGGCTGGCCCAATGCCGGGAAGCCGGAGGCCGCGCGAGACAACTCGTGATGGGCGGGCCGCTTCGGCGGAGCGAACATAAGGGTTCGAGGCGCTGCCGGAAAAGGCTCCGCCGCGAAGCCCGCGAAGCTGGTGGCGATGGCCCGCCGCCAACGGATACGTTGCCCCCCGTGAGCGATCCGACGTTCTTAGCCGAGAGCCTTGCGAGCCTGGAAGCCGGCGCTCGGGCCGAGCTCGCGAGCGACGACGTGAGCCATATCCGTGCCGCCCGGCTCCGCCCCGGTGGCCGTCTCACGGTCACCGACGGCGCCGGAAGCCGCTGGGAGGCGGAACTCGTTGCGCTGGACCGGCGTCGCGCCAGCTGCCGGCTGCTCGCTCCCCTTCCGCCGGAGCCCGCGCTCCCACTGCACCTCTGGGCCCCCGTGGCGAATCGCGACCGTTCCCTGTGGCTCGTCGAGAAGGTCGTGGAGCTGGGCGCCGCCACGGTCACGTGGATCGATTGGGAGCGGTCGCGCTCCGTGGCCGACGCCGGGCGCTCCGAGGGCTTTCTGCGGCGGGCGGACGGCCGCGCCAGGGCGGCGCTGAAGCAATCGGGTCGCAGTTGGCTCCCCCGGCTGACGGGGTCCCTGATGCCGGAGGAGGCGCTCTACCACCACCACGGAGCCGGGTGGCTGGCCGACGCGGAAGGACGGCCCTGGCTCTCCGCCGGGATCGCCCGCCGCCGGGAGTGGCGACACGCCGTGACCGGGTTGACCGTCGCGGTGGGGCCGGAGGGAGGCCTGACGAATCCGGAGCGACGTGGCTGCGTGGAGGCGGGCTTCGAACTCGTTTCGCTGAGTCCTGCCGCGTTGAGGTTCGAGACCGCCGCGGTGGTCGCCGTGGCGGCGGCAGCGGCGATGCTGGCGGACAACGAAAACGAGGCAGACGACGAGGGGACGACATGATCGACTGCGTATTCTGCGGCATCGCTTCGGGGGCGGTCGAGGCCACGATCGTCGCCGAGGCGGACGATTGGGTGGCGTTCCGGGATCTCGAACCCCAGGCGCCGGTGCACGTGCTCGTCATCCCGCGGGCGCACATCTCGAGCCTCTCGACTCTCTCGGAAGGGCCGCTCGGAACCCAGCTTCTTCGCGCTTGCGCGGCCGTGGCGGACGCGGAGGGGCTGGACGGCGGGTATCGCGTCGTCACGAATGTCGGTGCCGATGGCGGCCAGGCCGTGCCTCACCTGCACTTCCATGTGCTCGGCCGGCGCCGCATGGGCTGGCCGCCCGGGTAATCGGCCGTGGATCACGCGCTCCGGGTCATCGAGTTCGACCGCGTGCTGGCGGCGGTCGGCGAACGCGCCGTGTCGGAAGCGGGTCGCTCCGCGGTGCACGGGCTCCGGCCGCTGCCGGATGCGGCATCGGCGCGCCGCTCGCTCGCGGCCGTGCACGAACTTCGGGAACTCATCGGGAGCCGGGACGGATGGGCGCTGGACCAGATCGCGCCGCTGGACGGGGCTCTCCGGCGGCTCGCGATCGAAGACGCGGCGCTGGAGCCGCTTCAGTTGCTCGCGTGCGGACAGGTCATGGCCGTCGCACGCGCCGTGCGGCGACTGGAGGCGCGACTCGATCCCGATGGCCTCCCGGCGGAGCACGTGAGCCGGTTGTGGGGAGAGGCGGCCCTCGAGAAACGGATTGCGCGCACCTTCGATGCGACGGGAGCGATCGCGGATGGCGCCTCCCCGGAGCTTCGGCGCATCCGCCGCGCGCTCGCGACCCGGCGCGGCCGGCTCGTTGACGAACTCACGCGATACGCCCGATCGCTCCCGGAACGCGTCCGTGTGCCCGACGCCTCGGTCACCGTCCGAAGCGGTCGCTACTGCATCCCGGTCCGCCGCGAGGGCAAGGGGATTGCGGGCGGTCTCGTGCACGACGCGTCCGCCAGTCGCCGGACCCTGTTCGTCGAGCCGTCGCGCGCCATCGAGGCGATGAATGAGATCCGGGAACTGGAACTCGGCGAAGCCCGCGAGGTAGACCGGATTCTGCGGGACCTTTCCTCTGCCGTGCGCGCCCGCGCGACCGAACTCGCCGTTTCGTACGCCGCGCTCGTGGAGTTGGACTCGCTGCGCGCCCGCGCGCTCTTCGCGGACGAGATGGACGCGGCGCCCCCGGCCTTCGTCGAGGCGGGGGGCGAGGGGATCCACATCCGCGGCGCTCGCCATCCTCTGCTTGCCCTCGATGCCGGCGGAGCGGTCCCGTTCAACCTCGACCTCTTGGCGAGCGAACGCGTCCTTCTCGTGTCGGGTCCCAACGCGGGGGGAAAGACGGTGTTTCTCAAGACGCTGGGCCTTCTGTGCGCGCTCTCGCAGAGCGGGATCCTGCCACCGCTGGGCGCCGGAAGCCGGATCCCCTTCTTCCGTCGCTTCTTTGCGGTCATCGGGGACGAACAGTCGATCGAAGCGTCGCTCTCCACCTTCGGCGCCCAAGCGCGTAACCTGGCCGAGATTCTGCACGAGGCCGGAGACCGGGACATGGTCCTCTTCGACGAGATCGGCAGCGCCACGGATCCGGCCGAGGGGGGCGCGCTTGCGGCGGCATCGCTGCGGCGGCTGGCGCGGCAGGCGCGTCTGACGGTGGCCACGACCCACCTCGGCGACCTGAAGCGTCTCGCCGACGGGAAGGCCGCGGTCGTGAACGCCTCGCTGGAATTCGATGGGACGCGCCTCGAACCGACGTACGGTCTGGTCAGGGACCGGCCCGGCCGTAGCTACGCGCTGGTCATCGCCGCGCGACTGGGGGTCCCGGATGACGTCCTTGCCGATGCGCGCGACCGGCTTGGGCCGGAGCACGTCTCGCTGGACGCGCTCCTCGCCCGCCTCGAAGCCGAACGGGGCGAGGTCGAGGACCTGCGGGCCCAACTCGAGCGCCGCGCCGGGGAGACGGCCGAGCGTGAACGCGACCTCGCGTCCAGGGAGACCGCCCTGGCCGATTCGGAGCGCGCCGCCGGTCGCAGGCGGGAGGCGGAGCGGCTCGCGGTGCTGCGCGAGGCGCGCGAGCGAGTGGAGGCCGCGATCTCACGCCTCGAAGCCGAATTCGCCGCGGGGGATGAGGCGCGCCGCCGAGAGGCGAAGCGGGTCGCGCGCGGAGAGGTGGAGCGGGCGCTCCGGGCGTCTTCGCGCGCGCTTCGTGCGCTGGGCGAGTCGGCGCCTCCGTCGGCGGATCAGGCCGTCGGAGTCGGCGACACCGTCCGCTGGGACGCGTCCGACCGACCCGCGCGCCTCGTCGAAATCCGGGAGGATCGCGGCGTCATCGAGGTGGGCGAACTGCGGCTGACGGTACCGCTGGGGGAGCTGACGCCCCATTCTGCACCGGCGAGCCGTTCGGTCGGGTCGGCCGGGGTCCGGGAAGCCGGCGGGCGGCCGGAACGTCGACCGGACTTCAACGTCGCCACTGAGGTCGATCTCAGGGGCCTGCGCGTCGACGAAGTGGAGGGGACGCTCAACCCGGCCGTCGATGCGGCCGCGGTCGGAGACCTCCCGTGGCTCAGGATCATCCACGGAAAGGGAACGGGCGCGCTGAGGCAGAGGGTCGGGCAACTGCTCGCCGCGGACCCGCGGATCCGGCGCTTCAGAACCGGTGAACCGAACGAAGGGGGCACGGGCGTCACGGTCGTGGAATTCGAGTGAGCGCGGGTTGCGCGCGGTGCGCGGGATGATGGGCCGTCCAGGTCCCTGCCCGGAGGCAGGATCGTGGTGAGCGACAGCCTCGTCGAGGACATCCGCGCGCGGGCGGACATCCTCGAGATCCTGGGGGAGTACGTCCAGCTTCGAAGATCGGGGAAGAGCTACCGCGGACCCTGCCCCCTGCACGGCGGAGACGGCCCGAACTTCTCCGTCGACCCTCAGCGCCAGATCTTCAAGTGCTTCGTCTGCGGTGAGGGCGGGGATGTCTTCGGTTTCCTGATGAAGCACCTCGGCCTCGACTTCCCGGAGGCGGTGCGCCACGTGGGCGCGAAGGTCGGGATAGAGGTCCCGCACCGGGAGGAGCGCCGCGAGGATCCGTATGCGCCGCTGCGCGGAGTGCTGGCCTTCGCGGCCGAGTGGTTCCAGGGCCGGCTGCGCGAGCCGGCCGGCGCCGGCGCGCGCGACTACATCCAGGGGCGCGGACTGACACTGGAGGAGGCGCTCGACTTCGGGCTGGGCTACGCGGAGGACGAGTGGCGGGCGTTCCGCTCGGCCGCGGCTCGACACGGGATTGAGGAGCGGACGCTGCTCGACCTCGGGCTTCTCGCGACGAGCGAGAGGGCGGAGGAGCCGTACGACCGTTTTCGCGGGCGTCTCATGTTCACGATCCACGACCTGCGCGACCGGCCGATCGGCTTCGGCGGCCGCATCCTCGACGCCGCCTCCGACGCGCCCAAGTACATCAACTCGCCCGAATCCCCCGTCTTCCACAAGGGGGAAGAGCTGTACGGACTCAACCGGGCCCGACACGCGATGCGGCGCGAGGACTGCGCGGCGATCGCGGAAGGGTTCACCGATGTCATCGCGCTGCACCGGGCCGGCCTCGGCTTTGCGGTCGCCGGGCTGGGGACGTCCTTCACCGCGGACCAGGCGCGCCGCATCGGCCGATACACGAAGCGGGCCTACCTGCTCTACGACAGCGACCCCGCCGGGCTGCGGGCGACGTTCCGAACCGGGGACATTCTCCTCGCCGCCGGGATCCACCCGATGGTCGTATCGCTCCCCTCCGGCGAAGATCCTGATTCGCTCATCCGCCGGGACGGTCCGGCGGCCATCCGGCAGCTGCTGGACGACGCGGTGGACCTTCTCGAGCGTAAGCTCCAGATCCTTCGCCGCGAGGGGTATCTCGACCGGGTGGAGGGGCGCCGCCGCGCGGTGGATGGCCTGCTCAGCACTCTGAGGGCGGTCTCCGATCCGGCGCTCCGCGACATCTACGTGGACCGGGCGGTGGAAGGACTGGGAATACGGCGCGACACGCTCGTGGATGAGATCGCCCGCCTCGAACGTTCCCGGCTCCAACGCCGTCCCCCCGCAGCCAGCGCGGGACGCCCCCGTCGCGCGCCATCCCCCGCCTCGCGGACGGAGCACGATCTACTTCTGCTGCTTGTGCGCGACCCGGCGCTCACGCGGCAGGCGGTGCGCGTCGGGCTCCTGCCCGGCCACATGTCCGACCCGCGGGGCCGCGAGCTGTTCGAGATCCTGTCGGCCGCATCGGACGAGGGGGTCGATTCTCCCGACTGGACATCCGTCTCCGACGCGGCCGGGGAACTGGCGAAGACGCTGCGGGAGTCCGACCGGGAGCTTCCGGACACTGCCCGGGTATTCGACGCTGTAGTGCGTCGCCTCCTCTATCGAAGGCATCGTGAACGGATCGAGGAGATCGGCCGCGCGATCGAGCTTGCGGAGCCGGAGCAGCAACGTCGATTGTTGGGCGAGAAGCAGGAACTCGTGCGCGAACTTCGTGCCGCGGGCGAGTCGGGGGCGTTCATGCCGGCGGCGGAGACGAAACGCCCCTCCAAGCCGACTACGGCCACGCAGCGATGACTGCCGGGGAGAGTATGCAAGCGAGCGATATCGTCGAGGAGTTACTCACCCTTCAGGAGATCGATCACAGGATCCTGAAGATAGAAGCTGAACTCGAGAGTCTCGGCCTTGAGGAGGCCGGGCTCCGGGAGACCGTGGAGACGCTGGAGTCGCAGGTCGCGCGGATCCGGGCGGAGGCGGCGGAGGCGGAAGGACGCGTGCGGCAGTTCCACCGGTCCGTGGAAGCCGGCAGGGCGACGCTCAAGCGCCTCGAAGCGCGCTCCGTCGCGGTGGCGAACATGCAGCAGCATCTCGCGGTTCGGAGCGAAACGGACACGGCCAGGCGCAACCTGCGGGCGGCGGAGGATGACCAGCTCGACGCCATGCAGGATGTGGAGACGGCGCGCGGGGCGCTGAAGGCGGCGGAAGCGGAGCTGGGGGAGGCGGCCGCGCGGCTGGCGGAACGGAGCACCGCCGCCGAGGAACTGCGGGCGAATCTGGAGGGGGATCTTCAGCACTGCGGCGCCAGCCGGAGAACGCACGAAAGCCGGCTGGACCGCCGGGCGCTGCAGCTGTACCGCACGGCGGGAGGAGGGGGGCGCCAGGCGGCGCTCGCCGAACTTACCGTCGATGGGGTGTGCGGCCGGTGCTACACGGCGATACCCAAGCAGCTGCAGGCCGAGATCCGGGCGCGGCGAAGCCTCGCCGTCTGTGAGGGTTGCGGGATCATCCTCTACCCGGGAGCACTCGTCTGACACGCCCCGTCATTTGAGGCTTCGCATCATCGCGGGCGATCTGGGCGGCCGGTTCATCGAAGCGCCCCCTGGACGGCGCACCCGGCCGACGGCGGAGCGGGTGCGGGAGGCCTGGTTCTCCGCGCTCGCGGGCGCTGTCGATGGGGCCCGGGTCGCCGATCTCTACGCCGGCTCCGGGGCCTTGGGGATCGAGGCGCTGTCGCGAGGAGCGGCGCACGTCCATTTTATCGAGTCGGATCGTCGGGCGGTGGCGATGCTGCGCCGCAACGTGGCGACGCTCGATCTCGTAGACCGATCCCGGGTGGTGCGGCACGATGCCATCGGCTGGGTCGACGGTCTGAACGAAATGGGCGACGTGCCCGGCCCGGGCGCGACTCTCGATCTGGTCTTCGCGGATCCACCGTATGCGTCCACCGGCGGCGCGCGGCTGGTCGAACGCTTCCGAGCCCGTCCGTTCGCCTCGCAGTTGTGGATCGAGCACCGTCCGGACGCGGAATGGGCGGCGGCGGCCGACTGGACGAGGGAATACGGTGACACCTGTGTCAGCCGGTTCCGGGCTCCGGCCGACGCGTCAACCCGAACACTCTGACGGGGAACCCGATGAACAATGCCGTCGCCGTGTACCCCGGGTCGTTCGACCCGCTGACGGTCGGACACGAGGACATCGTGCGCAGGAGTCTGGGGGTCGTCGAGCGACTGATCGTCGCCGTGGCGGAGACGGCCACGCAGGCAAAGTCGGGACTGTTCGAGATCGAGGAACGCGTCGATCTGATCCGCGAAGTGTTTGCGGACGAACCCCGGATCGAGGCGACGTCCTTCTCTGGCCTGCTCGTGGATTTTGCGCGCTCCCGCGAGGCTCGGATCATCGTCCGCGGGCTGCGGGCCGTGAGCGACTTCGAGTACGAGTTCCAGATGGCGCTCATGAACCGCTCGCTCTGGCCGGAGGTCGAAGTGCTCTTCATGGCGCCCTCCACGCGCCACACGTTCCTGAGTTCCTCGCTTGTGCGCGAAGTCGGACGTCTGGGCGGAGACGTGACGGACTTCGTGAGCCCCGTCGTGAAGGCCCGCATGGACCGTGCCTTCGGGCGAGACGCAGCAACCCACAGGTGACGCCGCCGACCCGACGCGGCTTCATCGACCGGCTGAGGGCGCGGGCCGCCGCCATGGAGCGGCACATCGGCTTTCCGGAGGCGGACGAGTCGCGCACCGCGCTGGCGATTCGCCGGCTACGGGAGGAGGGGTGGGTACGCCCCGTGGAGATCCGGGCCGGCGCGGACGGCCTCGAGCATGCCGCGCAGCGCCTGGCGGCGGGGGAACTGGACGGGGTCGTGGCCGGCGCCGTGCACGCGACGGCCGACGTCATCCGCGCCGGGCTGCGGGTCGTCGGCTTGGCCGATGGCGTGGAGACGGTCTCCGCCGCTTTCTACATGGTGCTTCCCGATCCCGACGCGCGGGTGCTCACGCTCACGGACGCCGCGGTCGTCCCGGCACCGACTCCGGCTCAGATGGCGGAGAGCGCTTCGGCGGCCTGCGACGCGCACCGAGCCGTTGCCGGAGAAGAACCGGTCGTCGCGTTTCTCTCATACTCCACTCTCGGCTCGGCTGCGGGGCCGGCGGTCGAGCACGTGCGGGAGGCGCTGGACATCTTCCGCCGCCGTCGACCCGACATCGCGGCGGACGGTGAACTGCAGGCCGATGCCGCACTCGTACCCGACGTCGCCGCGCTGAAGGCTCCGGGGTCTCCGGTGGCCGGCCGCGCCAACCTGCTCGTCTTCCCCGGCC
The DNA window shown above is from Candidatus Palauibacter australiensis and carries:
- a CDS encoding transketolase; its protein translation is MNETRTVEAVSGSAAPGADLSVESQSIDTIRTLAMDAVQRAGSGHPGTAMALAPVAYSLWMRHMRYSPQDPGWFGRDRFVLSAGHAAIL
- a CDS encoding RsmE family RNA methyltransferase gives rise to the protein MSDPTFLAESLASLEAGARAELASDDVSHIRAARLRPGGRLTVTDGAGSRWEAELVALDRRRASCRLLAPLPPEPALPLHLWAPVANRDRSLWLVEKVVELGAATVTWIDWERSRSVADAGRSEGFLRRADGRARAALKQSGRSWLPRLTGSLMPEEALYHHHGAGWLADAEGRPWLSAGIARRREWRHAVTGLTVAVGPEGGLTNPERRGCVEAGFELVSLSPAALRFETAAVVAVAAAAAMLADNENEADDEGTT
- a CDS encoding HIT domain-containing protein: MIDCVFCGIASGAVEATIVAEADDWVAFRDLEPQAPVHVLVIPRAHISSLSTLSEGPLGTQLLRACAAVADAEGLDGGYRVVTNVGADGGQAVPHLHFHVLGRRRMGWPPG
- a CDS encoding Smr/MutS family protein yields the protein MDHALRVIEFDRVLAAVGERAVSEAGRSAVHGLRPLPDAASARRSLAAVHELRELIGSRDGWALDQIAPLDGALRRLAIEDAALEPLQLLACGQVMAVARAVRRLEARLDPDGLPAEHVSRLWGEAALEKRIARTFDATGAIADGASPELRRIRRALATRRGRLVDELTRYARSLPERVRVPDASVTVRSGRYCIPVRREGKGIAGGLVHDASASRRTLFVEPSRAIEAMNEIRELELGEAREVDRILRDLSSAVRARATELAVSYAALVELDSLRARALFADEMDAAPPAFVEAGGEGIHIRGARHPLLALDAGGAVPFNLDLLASERVLLVSGPNAGGKTVFLKTLGLLCALSQSGILPPLGAGSRIPFFRRFFAVIGDEQSIEASLSTFGAQARNLAEILHEAGDRDMVLFDEIGSATDPAEGGALAAASLRRLARQARLTVATTHLGDLKRLADGKAAVVNASLEFDGTRLEPTYGLVRDRPGRSYALVIAARLGVPDDVLADARDRLGPEHVSLDALLARLEAERGEVEDLRAQLERRAGETAERERDLASRETALADSERAAGRRREAERLAVLREARERVEAAISRLEAEFAAGDEARRREAKRVARGEVERALRASSRALRALGESAPPSADQAVGVGDTVRWDASDRPARLVEIREDRGVIEVGELRLTVPLGELTPHSAPASRSVGSAGVREAGGRPERRPDFNVATEVDLRGLRVDEVEGTLNPAVDAAAVGDLPWLRIIHGKGTGALRQRVGQLLAADPRIRRFRTGEPNEGGTGVTVVEFE
- the dnaG gene encoding DNA primase, whose amino-acid sequence is MVSDSLVEDIRARADILEILGEYVQLRRSGKSYRGPCPLHGGDGPNFSVDPQRQIFKCFVCGEGGDVFGFLMKHLGLDFPEAVRHVGAKVGIEVPHREERREDPYAPLRGVLAFAAEWFQGRLREPAGAGARDYIQGRGLTLEEALDFGLGYAEDEWRAFRSAAARHGIEERTLLDLGLLATSERAEEPYDRFRGRLMFTIHDLRDRPIGFGGRILDAASDAPKYINSPESPVFHKGEELYGLNRARHAMRREDCAAIAEGFTDVIALHRAGLGFAVAGLGTSFTADQARRIGRYTKRAYLLYDSDPAGLRATFRTGDILLAAGIHPMVVSLPSGEDPDSLIRRDGPAAIRQLLDDAVDLLERKLQILRREGYLDRVEGRRRAVDGLLSTLRAVSDPALRDIYVDRAVEGLGIRRDTLVDEIARLERSRLQRRPPAASAGRPRRAPSPASRTEHDLLLLLVRDPALTRQAVRVGLLPGHMSDPRGRELFEILSAASDEGVDSPDWTSVSDAAGELAKTLRESDRELPDTARVFDAVVRRLLYRRHRERIEEIGRAIELAEPEQQRRLLGEKQELVRELRAAGESGAFMPAAETKRPSKPTTATQR
- the rsmD gene encoding 16S rRNA (guanine(966)-N(2))-methyltransferase RsmD, producing MRLRIIAGDLGGRFIEAPPGRRTRPTAERVREAWFSALAGAVDGARVADLYAGSGALGIEALSRGAAHVHFIESDRRAVAMLRRNVATLDLVDRSRVVRHDAIGWVDGLNEMGDVPGPGATLDLVFADPPYASTGGARLVERFRARPFASQLWIEHRPDAEWAAAADWTREYGDTCVSRFRAPADASTRTL
- the coaD gene encoding pantetheine-phosphate adenylyltransferase → MNNAVAVYPGSFDPLTVGHEDIVRRSLGVVERLIVAVAETATQAKSGLFEIEERVDLIREVFADEPRIEATSFSGLLVDFARSREARIIVRGLRAVSDFEYEFQMALMNRSLWPEVEVLFMAPSTRHTFLSSSLVREVGRLGGDVTDFVSPVVKARMDRAFGRDAATHR
- a CDS encoding phosphate acyltransferase — encoded protein: MTPPTRRGFIDRLRARAAAMERHIGFPEADESRTALAIRRLREEGWVRPVEIRAGADGLEHAAQRLAAGELDGVVAGAVHATADVIRAGLRVVGLADGVETVSAAFYMVLPDPDARVLTLTDAAVVPAPTPAQMAESASAACDAHRAVAGEEPVVAFLSYSTLGSAAGPAVEHVREALDIFRRRRPDIAADGELQADAALVPDVAALKAPGSPVAGRANLLVFPGLDAANIAYKLLERLAGARALGPVLQGLRRPLNDLSRGASASDIVDVACITALMSPGSEG